The Prochlorococcus marinus CUG1416 genome has a segment encoding these proteins:
- the thiC gene encoding phosphomethylpyrimidine synthase ThiC has protein sequence MRSTWIKPRLGKDNVTQMNFARNGCITEEMDFVAKKENLPASLIMEEVARGRLIIPANINHLNLQPMSIGIASRCKVNANIGASPNASDINEEVEKLKLAVKYGADTVMDLSTGGVNLDEVRQAIIHESPVPIGTVPVYQALESVHGSIDRLTEDDFLHIIEKHCKQGVDYQTIHAGLLIEHLPKVKGRITGIVSRGGGILAQWMLHHFKQNPLYTRFDDICEIFKKYDCTFSLGDSLRPGCLHDASDDAQLSELKTLGELTRRAWEHNVQVMVEGPGHVPMDQIEFNVRKQMEECSEAPFYVLGPLVTDISPGYDHISSAIGAAMAGWYGTSMLCYVTPKEHLGLPNAEDVREGLIAYKIAAHAADIARHRAGARDRDDELSHARYNFDWNKQFELSLDPERAKQYHDETLPDEIFKKAEFCSMCGPKHCPMNSKISDESLDQLKDKLEECNSSV, from the coding sequence ATGAGAAGTACTTGGATTAAACCTCGCCTTGGAAAAGACAATGTAACTCAGATGAATTTTGCGAGGAACGGATGTATCACTGAAGAAATGGATTTTGTTGCTAAAAAAGAAAATCTACCTGCTTCTTTAATAATGGAAGAAGTGGCAAGAGGAAGATTAATTATTCCAGCTAATATCAATCATTTGAATCTTCAGCCAATGTCCATAGGTATTGCTTCTAGATGTAAAGTTAATGCAAATATTGGTGCTTCCCCTAATGCAAGTGATATCAATGAAGAAGTAGAGAAGCTTAAGCTGGCCGTTAAATATGGGGCTGATACGGTTATGGATCTTTCTACCGGGGGAGTAAATTTAGATGAAGTTAGGCAAGCAATCATTCATGAATCTCCTGTTCCGATAGGAACAGTTCCTGTTTATCAAGCTTTAGAAAGTGTACATGGCTCGATAGATAGACTCACTGAAGACGATTTTCTTCATATTATTGAAAAACATTGCAAGCAGGGCGTCGATTATCAAACTATTCATGCTGGATTATTAATAGAGCATTTGCCAAAAGTCAAAGGAAGAATTACTGGAATTGTAAGTAGAGGGGGAGGTATTTTAGCTCAATGGATGTTACATCATTTTAAGCAAAATCCTCTTTATACTAGGTTTGATGATATTTGCGAGATTTTCAAGAAATATGATTGTACTTTTTCTCTAGGAGATTCACTTAGGCCTGGATGTTTGCATGATGCTTCTGATGATGCACAGCTATCTGAATTGAAGACCTTAGGAGAGCTTACTCGAAGAGCATGGGAACATAATGTTCAAGTTATGGTTGAGGGTCCTGGTCATGTACCTATGGATCAAATTGAGTTTAATGTGAGAAAGCAAATGGAGGAATGTTCAGAAGCTCCTTTTTATGTTCTTGGCCCATTAGTAACAGATATATCTCCTGGTTATGACCATATATCAAGTGCCATTGGAGCAGCAATGGCTGGTTGGTATGGGACATCTATGTTATGTTATGTAACCCCAAAAGAACATCTAGGCCTTCCCAATGCAGAGGATGTACGAGAAGGATTAATTGCTTACAAGATAGCTGCTCATGCTGCTGACATAGCAAGACATCGAGCTGGAGCTCGTGATAGAGATGACGAACTTAGTCATGCTAGGTATAACTTTGATTGGAATAAACAATTCGAACTTTCTTTAGATCCAGAAAGAGCAAAGCAATATCATGATGAAACATTGCCTGATGAAATCTTTAAAAAGGCCGAATTTTGTTCAATGTGCGGACCTAAACATTGTCCAATGAATTCTAAAATTTCTGATGAATCTCTTGATCAACTAAAAGATAAACTTGAAGAATGTAATTCTTCAGTTTAG
- the fabF gene encoding beta-ketoacyl-ACP synthase II, translating to MPNFHRVVITGIGAVTPIGNNIDEYLLSLQKGINGVSGITLFDPGQHPCKFAAEVKNLQSENFIEAKESKRWDRFSQFGVIAAKQAFNDSGLEITEANASRIGVIIGSGVGGLLTMESQAQILSHKGPKRVSPFTVPMMIPNMATGLAAIALGAKGPSSSVSTACAAGSNAIGDSFRLLQLGKADAMICGGAEASITPLGVAGFASAKALSFRNDSPQTASRPFDAERDGFVIGEGSGILVLETLENAQKRDARIYAEIIGYGTTCDAHHITAPSPGGVGGAEAIKLAIEDSSLNLEKVDYINAHGTSTSANDKNETSAIKSIFKDRSYLIPVSSTKSMTGHLLGGSGGIEAVACILSLTHNFIPPTINYVNPDPDCDLDYVPNNAREAQVGVALSNSFGFGGHNVCLAFSKMN from the coding sequence ATGCCAAATTTCCATCGAGTAGTTATTACTGGTATCGGAGCAGTAACTCCAATTGGTAATAACATTGATGAATATTTACTTAGTCTTCAAAAAGGGATTAATGGAGTCTCAGGTATCACTCTCTTTGATCCTGGACAACATCCTTGCAAATTTGCAGCAGAAGTAAAAAATCTTCAATCTGAGAATTTTATTGAGGCTAAAGAATCGAAAAGGTGGGATCGTTTTTCACAGTTTGGAGTTATTGCAGCAAAGCAAGCCTTTAATGATTCTGGACTTGAAATTACTGAAGCTAACGCATCAAGAATTGGAGTAATTATTGGCTCTGGTGTTGGAGGCTTACTAACTATGGAAAGTCAAGCTCAAATACTGAGTCATAAAGGACCAAAAAGAGTAAGTCCATTCACAGTCCCAATGATGATTCCAAATATGGCAACTGGACTAGCTGCCATTGCTTTGGGTGCAAAAGGACCAAGCTCCTCTGTTTCCACTGCCTGCGCTGCTGGTTCTAATGCAATTGGCGACTCTTTTAGATTACTCCAACTTGGCAAGGCAGATGCAATGATCTGTGGAGGTGCAGAAGCCAGTATTACTCCTCTTGGAGTGGCTGGTTTTGCCAGTGCTAAAGCTCTTTCTTTCAGAAATGACAGTCCTCAAACAGCAAGTAGACCCTTTGATGCAGAAAGGGATGGATTTGTTATTGGAGAGGGATCTGGCATTCTTGTGTTAGAAACTTTAGAAAATGCACAAAAAAGAGATGCGAGAATCTATGCAGAAATCATTGGATATGGAACGACATGCGATGCTCATCACATCACTGCTCCCTCCCCAGGCGGGGTTGGAGGTGCAGAAGCTATCAAACTAGCAATTGAAGACAGTTCTCTCAACCTTGAAAAAGTTGATTACATAAATGCTCATGGAACAAGTACATCAGCTAATGACAAAAATGAAACTTCTGCAATTAAATCTATTTTTAAAGACAGATCTTACCTTATTCCTGTAAGCTCTACTAAGTCGATGACTGGTCATCTCCTAGGAGGCTCAGGAGGAATAGAAGCTGTAGCTTGTATACTTTCTTTGACACATAATTTTATCCCTCCTACAATTAACTACGTCAATCCAGATCCTGATTGTGATCTTGATTATGTACCAAATAACGCAAGAGAAGCTCAAGTAGGAGTTGCTCTTTCTAATTCCTTCGGCTTTGGTGGTCACAATGTTTGCCTTGCTTTCAGCAAAATGAACTAA
- the glmS gene encoding glutamine--fructose-6-phosphate transaminase (isomerizing) has translation MCGIVAVTGYKKALPLLLNGLEKLEYRGYDSAGIAVIESETKNITCHKAEGKLRNLISSLNDKNISGAVGIGHTRWATHGKPEVKNAHPHTDSSGNIAVVQNGIIENFQDLKNKLEIEGIIFNSDTDTEVIPHLIQRELNTLSKLKLENNGSTLLVAVRNVISDLEGSYALAVLWSGAPTSLVVARRQAPLIIGLGEGEFMCASDTPAIANFTNIILPLEDEEIALLTPLGIEIYDSNNERQYRNPVSLKVSEQIIDKMNFKHFMLKEIYDQPGTAKNWLENYLIKNSENGQYQINYSFDTKFFESIERIDIIACGTSKHAAMVGSFLLEQFSGIPTNVFYASEFRYSPPPLLPNTLTIGVTQSGETADTIAAIDMEIKRRSAIVDKKFKPNLIAITNRKDSSIGRQVPNIIDICAGIEVGVAATKTFFAQLLSFYGLAIKFAQIKDSQSPDEIGKLITELIKLPPLLEDLLEKHNQSSEKLAHDFFNIKDVIFLGRGINYPIALEGALKLKEISYIHAAGYPAGEMKHGPIALLDKKVPVISIASPGEVFDKVISNAQEAKARDSYLIGIAPECNGTEIFDYLMKIPSSNEWVSPLLNIVPLQLLSYHIAAHRGLDVDQPRNLAKSVTVE, from the coding sequence ATGTGTGGAATAGTTGCTGTTACCGGATATAAAAAAGCTTTACCATTGTTGCTGAATGGTTTAGAAAAACTTGAGTATAGAGGCTATGATTCCGCTGGTATTGCAGTTATAGAATCTGAGACAAAAAATATTACTTGTCACAAAGCAGAAGGAAAACTCAGAAATTTAATAAGCAGTCTTAATGATAAGAATATTTCTGGTGCTGTTGGTATAGGTCATACTAGGTGGGCAACTCATGGAAAGCCTGAAGTAAAAAATGCCCATCCTCACACTGATAGTTCAGGAAATATAGCAGTTGTTCAAAATGGCATTATTGAAAATTTTCAAGACTTAAAAAATAAATTAGAGATAGAGGGTATTATTTTTAATTCTGATACAGATACTGAGGTAATTCCCCATCTAATTCAAAGAGAATTAAACACATTAAGTAAACTCAAGCTTGAGAATAATGGTTCAACATTATTAGTAGCTGTAAGAAATGTAATTTCTGATTTAGAAGGATCTTATGCGTTAGCAGTTTTATGGTCAGGTGCCCCTACATCTCTGGTTGTTGCAAGAAGACAAGCACCTTTGATTATAGGATTGGGAGAAGGAGAATTTATGTGTGCAAGCGATACGCCAGCCATTGCAAACTTTACTAATATTATTCTGCCTTTGGAGGATGAGGAGATAGCTTTATTAACTCCTCTTGGAATAGAAATATATGACTCAAATAACGAGAGACAATATCGAAATCCAGTTTCCTTAAAAGTCTCAGAGCAAATAATAGATAAGATGAATTTCAAACACTTTATGTTAAAAGAGATATATGATCAGCCCGGGACTGCAAAAAATTGGTTGGAAAATTATTTAATTAAAAACTCAGAAAATGGTCAATATCAGATTAACTATTCCTTTGATACAAAGTTTTTTGAATCAATTGAGAGAATTGACATTATCGCTTGTGGTACAAGTAAACATGCTGCAATGGTGGGTAGTTTTTTATTAGAACAATTTTCAGGTATCCCTACAAATGTCTTTTATGCAAGCGAATTTCGATATTCACCACCACCACTGCTGCCAAATACATTAACTATTGGAGTCACTCAATCTGGAGAAACTGCTGATACAATTGCAGCCATAGATATGGAAATTAAAAGACGGTCTGCAATTGTAGATAAAAAATTTAAACCCAATCTTATTGCAATAACTAATAGAAAAGATAGCTCGATAGGAAGGCAGGTTCCAAATATAATCGATATCTGTGCAGGAATAGAAGTGGGAGTTGCAGCAACAAAAACTTTTTTTGCACAATTACTTTCTTTTTATGGATTAGCTATAAAATTTGCGCAAATTAAAGACAGTCAAAGTCCAGATGAAATAGGTAAATTAATCACTGAACTTATAAAACTGCCTCCATTACTAGAAGATCTCTTAGAGAAACATAATCAATCTTCCGAAAAGCTAGCACATGATTTTTTTAACATTAAAGATGTAATCTTTTTAGGCAGAGGCATAAATTATCCTATTGCTCTTGAAGGAGCATTAAAACTAAAAGAAATTAGTTATATTCATGCTGCTGGATATCCAGCTGGTGAAATGAAACATGGTCCAATAGCTTTGTTAGATAAAAAAGTACCTGTAATTTCTATAGCTTCTCCTGGGGAAGTCTTTGATAAAGTGATCAGTAATGCTCAAGAAGCAAAAGCTAGAGATTCATATTTGATTGGAATTGCTCCTGAATGTAATGGAACTGAAATCTTTGATTATTTAATGAAAATTCCTTCCTCCAATGAATGGGTTTCACCTTTACTTAATATAGTGCCTTTGCAATTATTGAGTTACCATATTGCAGCTCATAGAGGACTGGACGTAGATCAACCAAGAAATTTAGCTAAAAGCGTAACTGTGGAATGA
- a CDS encoding DUF3188 domain-containing protein has product MKINKGFILSCVAPFMIIMSAVGLILKDNAKKIFYLPIGLMGISIILEKDVRRKLDRKNILKKIKSYQKVK; this is encoded by the coding sequence ATGAAAATTAATAAAGGATTTATTTTGTCTTGTGTTGCTCCTTTCATGATCATTATGTCCGCTGTTGGCTTAATATTAAAGGACAATGCTAAGAAGATTTTTTATTTGCCTATTGGCTTAATGGGGATCTCAATTATTTTGGAGAAAGATGTAAGAAGAAAATTGGATAGAAAAAATATCTTAAAAAAGATAAAGTCTTATCAGAAAGTTAAATAA
- the acpP gene encoding acyl carrier protein: MSQEILEKVCSIVSEQLSVEASEVKSDSNFQNDLGADSLDTVELVMALEEAFDIEIPDEAAEGIATVGDAVKFIEDKKG; this comes from the coding sequence ATGTCACAAGAAATCCTCGAAAAAGTCTGTTCTATTGTTTCAGAGCAATTAAGCGTTGAAGCATCAGAAGTAAAATCGGATTCAAATTTCCAAAATGATTTGGGTGCCGATTCTCTAGATACAGTTGAATTAGTTATGGCTCTAGAGGAAGCATTCGATATTGAAATCCCTGATGAAGCAGCTGAAGGGATAGCAACAGTTGGCGATGCAGTTAAATTCATCGAAGACAAAAAGGGTTAA
- a CDS encoding NAD(P)H dehydrogenase subunit NdhS, with translation MELSTKPILPGSFVVVKDTASIYRGYKGFVQRVTKKRAAVLFEGGNWDKLITFQLTNLERV, from the coding sequence ATGGAATTATCGACTAAACCCATACTCCCTGGTTCTTTTGTTGTTGTAAAAGACACGGCCTCTATATATAGAGGATATAAAGGTTTTGTACAAAGAGTTACCAAAAAAAGAGCAGCTGTTCTGTTTGAAGGAGGTAATTGGGATAAACTCATAACTTTTCAGCTAACTAATTTAGAAAGAGTATAA
- a CDS encoding amidohydrolase, with the protein MNRDQFSKQIDSFNDELINLRRHIHAHPELSGLENQTAILISGFLKNIGWNVKESIGRTGVIADFGPLDKGIIGLRVDMDALPIFEETKLSFSSKVDGVMHACGHDLHISIGLGVAKIVKDLQLNFGTRIIFQPAEEIASGARWMIKDGATDGLTNILGVHVYPDLSVGTIGIREGSLTAAAGELKVEIKGKSGHGARPHEGVDAIWVASKVISGIQELITRKLDPLDPVVITFGKINGGTAFNVLAEKVNLIGTVRCTNLKLFKNIGNWLNENISSLANSCGADAKVIFREITPPVNNNSEINRVLRDSGIKVLGQENVIELQKPSLGAEDFAEFLNEIPGAMFRLGVSSSNGCAPLHSSKFDPDERAIAVGIKVITESIVKLSNEIINTGEK; encoded by the coding sequence ATGAATAGAGATCAGTTTTCAAAACAAATTGATTCGTTTAATGATGAATTAATTAATTTAAGAAGACATATCCATGCACATCCGGAATTAAGTGGACTTGAAAATCAAACAGCTATTTTGATAAGTGGTTTTTTAAAAAATATTGGTTGGAATGTCAAAGAATCTATAGGCAGAACTGGAGTTATAGCTGATTTTGGCCCCTTAGATAAAGGTATTATAGGCTTAAGAGTGGATATGGATGCGTTGCCAATATTTGAGGAAACTAAATTAAGTTTTTCATCAAAAGTAGATGGTGTTATGCATGCGTGTGGTCACGATTTGCATATATCGATTGGGTTGGGTGTAGCAAAAATTGTTAAGGATTTACAACTTAATTTTGGGACTAGGATAATTTTTCAGCCCGCTGAAGAAATTGCAAGTGGAGCTAGATGGATGATTAAAGATGGAGCAACTGATGGTTTAACTAATATTCTGGGCGTTCATGTCTACCCCGATTTATCTGTTGGCACTATTGGGATTAGAGAGGGAAGTTTAACTGCAGCCGCTGGAGAACTCAAGGTAGAGATTAAAGGGAAATCAGGTCATGGTGCTCGACCTCATGAAGGGGTTGATGCTATTTGGGTGGCCTCTAAAGTTATCTCAGGAATTCAAGAATTAATAACACGGAAGTTAGATCCTTTAGATCCTGTAGTAATAACTTTTGGTAAAATTAATGGTGGCACTGCATTCAATGTCCTTGCCGAAAAGGTTAATTTAATTGGTACGGTTAGATGCACAAATCTTAAATTATTTAAGAATATAGGTAATTGGCTCAATGAAAATATCTCTTCTTTAGCTAATAGTTGCGGAGCCGATGCAAAAGTAATTTTTAGAGAAATTACTCCACCAGTTAATAATAATTCTGAAATTAATAGAGTCCTCAGAGACTCGGGAATTAAGGTTTTAGGTCAAGAAAATGTTATCGAATTACAAAAACCATCATTAGGTGCTGAAGATTTCGCTGAGTTCTTGAATGAGATCCCTGGAGCTATGTTTAGGCTTGGTGTTTCTAGCTCAAATGGATGTGCTCCCCTACACAGTTCCAAATTTGATCCAGACGAACGAGCTATTGCAGTAGGAATCAAAGTTATAACAGAATCCATTGTAAAATTAAGCAATGAAATAATTAATACAGGTGAAAAATGA
- the psaC gene encoding photosystem I iron-sulfur center protein PsaC, whose product MSHAVKIYDTCIGCTQCVRACPLDVLEMVPWDGCKAGQIASSPRTEDCVGCKRCETACPTDFLSIRVYLGDETSRSMGLAY is encoded by the coding sequence ATGTCACACGCAGTTAAAATTTACGACACTTGCATTGGATGCACCCAATGTGTAAGGGCTTGCCCACTAGACGTTTTAGAAATGGTTCCTTGGGATGGCTGTAAAGCTGGCCAAATCGCTTCATCTCCTAGAACTGAAGATTGTGTAGGATGCAAAAGATGCGAAACGGCTTGTCCAACAGATTTCTTGAGTATACGTGTTTATTTAGGAGATGAAACGTCTAGGAGTATGGGCTTAGCTTATTAA
- a CDS encoding ribonuclease III family protein → MANVMNGKRINQIITFLKSLNIKSKRFSEIIRTQNISVIEDFNQALIHSSNDKIINYEKLEFFGDAVLRLAASNFIEKKYPQMSVGERSELRAQIVSDEWLTKLGGEIGIEKLIIKGPKALGDENSKNTIIGESTEALIGALYKCFNSIQEINLWLDDIWEEDSEIFIKAPYKFKSKTVLQEWCQSKGFDLPVYKIIEVSSKNGDPKRFSCDIFIEGLKQSSAFGKSHKEAGTNAARVLIEKFLAIGKI, encoded by the coding sequence ATGGCCAATGTAATGAATGGAAAGAGAATTAATCAAATAATTACTTTTTTAAAGTCTTTAAACATTAAATCCAAGAGATTTTCTGAAATAATAAGAACACAGAATATTTCCGTGATTGAAGATTTTAATCAAGCATTAATCCATTCCTCAAATGACAAAATAATAAATTACGAAAAGTTGGAATTCTTCGGGGATGCAGTACTCAGGTTAGCTGCTTCAAATTTTATTGAAAAAAAATATCCTCAGATGAGTGTAGGAGAAAGATCAGAGCTAAGAGCGCAAATTGTAAGTGATGAATGGTTAACTAAATTAGGGGGGGAAATTGGCATAGAGAAATTAATAATTAAAGGGCCTAAAGCTCTTGGTGATGAAAATTCAAAAAACACTATTATCGGGGAATCTACAGAAGCTTTAATCGGTGCCCTTTATAAGTGCTTTAATTCAATACAGGAAATAAATCTATGGCTAGATGATATTTGGGAGGAAGATTCAGAAATCTTTATAAAAGCTCCATATAAATTCAAATCAAAGACAGTATTACAAGAGTGGTGTCAAAGTAAAGGCTTTGATTTGCCAGTATATAAAATAATTGAAGTCTCTTCAAAAAATGGGGACCCAAAAAGATTTTCTTGCGACATATTTATTGAAGGATTAAAACAATCTTCTGCATTTGGTAAATCTCATAAAGAAGCAGGAACAAATGCAGCTAGAGTTTTGATAGAAAAATTTCTAGCTATAGGGAAAATTTAA
- the rimM gene encoding ribosome maturation factor RimM (Essential for efficient processing of 16S rRNA), producing the protein MINKNEWLVVGLITSCHGINGQVKVKSLSDFEERFLEPGMRWLQKENEPPTKIELTSGFKRPGKETFIIKFQGINTRNHAEQLRKYKILVKTNKLPELKKEEFHLLELVNLQVKTLENNELKIIGKVINLENEKNNLLVIELFKSQKTVLIPFVKEIVPLIDIKNNFLIINPPKGLLEL; encoded by the coding sequence ATGATAAATAAAAATGAATGGTTGGTTGTTGGATTGATAACATCATGTCACGGAATTAATGGACAAGTAAAGGTGAAATCTCTAAGCGATTTTGAAGAAAGATTTTTAGAACCAGGAATGAGATGGTTGCAAAAAGAAAATGAACCTCCTACAAAAATAGAACTCACCTCTGGTTTCAAAAGGCCTGGGAAAGAAACCTTTATCATTAAGTTCCAAGGAATAAATACTAGAAATCATGCAGAGCAACTTAGAAAATATAAAATTCTTGTAAAAACTAATAAACTTCCTGAATTAAAAAAAGAAGAATTCCACTTATTGGAACTTGTGAATTTACAAGTCAAGACATTAGAAAATAATGAATTAAAAATAATTGGTAAAGTTATTAATTTAGAAAATGAAAAAAATAATCTACTTGTTATTGAACTTTTTAAAAGTCAAAAAACAGTTCTAATACCATTTGTAAAAGAGATAGTACCATTGATAGATATAAAAAATAATTTTCTTATCATCAATCCTCCCAAAGGACTTTTAGAGCTATAA
- the tkt gene encoding transketolase, which produces MVAASVSLESLCVNSIRMLAVDAVNKSNSGHPGLPMGCAPMGYALWQNILNHNPNNPKWFNRDRFVLSAGHGCMLLYSLLHLTGYKSVSIEDIKEFRQWGSKTPGHPETFETEGVEVTAGPLGAGISNAVGLAIAETHLAAKFNKPDCNIVDHYTYVIMGDGCNQEGIASEACSLAGHLKLGKLIALYDDNQITIDGRTDVSFTEDVLKRYEAYGWHVQHVEDGNHDVKGITEAIEKAKLVTDKPSIIKISTTIGYGSPNKSDTAGIHGAAVGEEEATLTREFLNWEYPPFEIPDEVYSQFRKSINKGENLEKEWDSKFEEYKKQYPSEGAELHRMLKGQLPENWDSDLPSYTPDDKGLATRKHSQICLGALGPNLPELIGGSADLTHSNYTDIKGETGSFQPHSPEKRYLHFGVREHAMAAILNGIAYHNSGLIPYGGTFLVFADYMRGSMRLSALSELGVIYVLTHDSIGVGEDGPTHQPIETIPSLRAMPNMLVFRPGDGNETSGAYKLAIQNRKRPSALCLSRQGMPNQENTSIDKVALGGYIVSDCEGTPDLIFIGTGSELNLCIEASKQISNLGKKTRVVSMPCVELFEEQEKSYKESVLPSSVTKRVVVEAAHSFGWHKYTGFDGICITMDSFGASAPGGECMKNFGFTVENVVDKTKEIL; this is translated from the coding sequence ATGGTCGCTGCATCTGTTTCATTAGAATCACTCTGTGTAAATAGTATAAGAATGCTTGCTGTAGATGCAGTAAATAAATCTAATAGTGGACATCCTGGTTTACCCATGGGGTGTGCTCCTATGGGTTATGCACTATGGCAAAACATCCTTAATCACAATCCAAATAATCCCAAATGGTTTAATAGAGATCGTTTTGTATTATCGGCTGGTCATGGCTGTATGTTGTTATATTCTTTGCTTCATCTAACAGGATATAAATCAGTTTCCATAGAAGATATTAAAGAATTTAGACAATGGGGATCGAAAACTCCTGGTCATCCAGAAACATTCGAAACAGAGGGGGTTGAAGTCACAGCTGGGCCTCTTGGAGCAGGAATTTCTAATGCAGTTGGTTTAGCAATAGCTGAAACTCACTTAGCAGCTAAATTCAATAAACCTGATTGCAATATCGTTGATCACTATACTTACGTCATAATGGGTGACGGCTGTAATCAAGAAGGTATTGCATCAGAGGCTTGCTCATTAGCTGGTCACCTCAAGCTTGGAAAATTAATTGCACTTTATGACGATAACCAAATTACAATTGATGGGCGAACCGATGTTTCTTTCACTGAAGATGTTTTAAAAAGATATGAAGCTTATGGATGGCATGTACAACATGTTGAAGATGGTAATCATGATGTTAAGGGAATAACTGAAGCTATTGAAAAAGCAAAATTAGTTACAGACAAACCTTCAATTATAAAAATCTCTACAACAATAGGTTATGGTTCGCCTAATAAATCAGACACTGCTGGAATTCATGGAGCAGCCGTTGGAGAAGAAGAAGCTACATTAACTAGAGAGTTTCTAAATTGGGAATATCCTCCATTTGAAATACCAGATGAAGTATATTCGCAATTTAGAAAATCAATAAACAAAGGCGAAAACTTAGAAAAAGAATGGGACTCTAAATTTGAAGAATATAAAAAGCAATATCCATCTGAAGGTGCCGAATTACACAGAATGTTAAAAGGCCAATTACCCGAGAATTGGGACTCAGATCTCCCTTCTTACACACCTGATGATAAAGGGTTAGCCACAAGAAAGCATTCACAAATATGTTTAGGTGCTCTAGGTCCTAACCTACCTGAATTAATTGGTGGTTCTGCAGATTTAACTCACTCTAACTACACAGATATCAAGGGGGAAACTGGATCATTCCAGCCTCATAGCCCTGAAAAAAGATATTTACATTTTGGAGTAAGAGAGCATGCAATGGCAGCAATACTTAATGGTATTGCCTATCACAATAGTGGTCTTATTCCTTATGGTGGAACCTTCCTTGTTTTCGCCGATTACATGAGAGGTTCAATGAGACTATCAGCACTCAGCGAATTAGGAGTGATCTATGTATTAACACATGATTCAATTGGAGTAGGCGAAGATGGTCCAACACATCAACCTATTGAAACTATACCTTCTCTTCGCGCCATGCCTAATATGCTAGTTTTCAGGCCAGGAGATGGGAATGAGACGAGTGGGGCTTATAAACTTGCTATTCAAAATCGCAAAAGACCTTCTGCCCTTTGTTTAAGTAGACAAGGTATGCCAAATCAAGAAAATACTTCGATTGACAAAGTTGCATTAGGAGGATACATAGTTTCTGATTGCGAGGGAACACCAGATTTAATATTTATTGGTACTGGAAGCGAACTAAATCTTTGCATTGAAGCAAGTAAGCAAATTTCAAACTTAGGTAAAAAAACTAGAGTTGTCTCTATGCCTTGCGTAGAACTATTCGAAGAACAAGAAAAATCGTATAAAGAAAGTGTTTTACCTAGTAGTGTGACGAAGAGAGTTGTAGTAGAAGCTGCCCATTCATTTGGTTGGCATAAATATACAGGTTTTGATGGGATTTGTATTACTATGGATAGTTTTGGTGCATCAGCACCAGGTGGAGAATGTATGAAGAATTTTGGATTTACCGTCGAAAACGTTGTTGATAAGACAAAGGAAATTCTATAA